TCACACGCGCGAGCAACCGATCTTCGAACCCGTGTTCTTCACCCGCATGCAGGAGGTACCCCACCGCGCAAGTGTCGCACGGAAACCCTCGACGACCAGATCACCTACCGGGCTTCGTCCTTCCGCACGTCCCCACGCTATTCCACCGCGCGTGCGCGTGAGAAAGGGGTGATACCACGACACCGGGGGTTCGCGCCATGGCCTGCGTCAACGTCCCGGTTCTCGGTAGTTTCGTGAGGGTCGAGGGTCAGCAGTCATGGGCAGGGGAGCACGAGCAATGAGTACTGCAGGAAACGAACTGAATGAGCTTCACGACGGAGTCGTTCAGATCATCACGGATGCAGATCTGCGGATTCGCGCCGCAGCAGCAGGGAGGCCCGTCGATGAAGCCGCCCGCATCGCTGCGGACGAGTTCGGCGCGATCGGTGTTGTCCTCCGCGACGATGATCTCCGCGACTATGCGCTGAGCGTGATCGAGGAACGACCCCACAAGTTCAACATCAACATGTGACCCCCGACGGTACGGCATGGTTGGGCCGAGGATCGGGGCGTGGGTGACTTCAGGGGTGAAAACGCTGCCCGGCCGACGTGATGCGTGGGCCAGGTTTTAGGGTGGGCGTGGGCGGAACTCGCCATCGAGGGAGGCCAAGCCCCGCGCGGTTGCCCCAAGCATGAAGCGCGGGGCGATCCTCGTTGCCCCTGTCGACTGCTGTCCCCACAAGACCATCAGACTCCGCTGTGTCAATCCCCTCCTCGTTGCAACCTCGGCCGTTTAGGATGAGCTTTCCACAGTGGGAAGGGATGTGTCATGACCAATAGCGAATCGAACCCCTGGGCAGCTCCGTCGGCGCCGACGCCCGCAGAGGATCCCGCGGCCGAGCACGATCCGTTGGAGGCGACCCGCCCCCTGCCCTCGTACCGGCCGGAACGGCTCATCTGGTAACTGACGCTGGGGCTGGGTACGCTCGGCACTCACACGAGGTCGGTGCGGGCTGACCACTGACTCGAGATCGCCGGGGCTCAGGGGCACGCGCGCGGAGTGAGCGCGCGGCCGACCGTTCTCTCATTCTACCGAGCGCAGCCGGGAGGCCGGTGAACGTTCGGCGTCGCGTGCGCGCGTAGAATCGCGGAGCGGTCGACTGATCCCGCGCGCGCAGAACGTGCGTGGGATCATGCGGTCGTCGACCCGATCACCGAGTGAGGAGCCCAGTGCACCGAGACCATCCGCGTCCCATCCTGCAGCCGACCTACAGCTTCGACTGGATCATCGGCTCGGACGAACCCGGCGCCGCGCATCGGCTCGCGCAGGAGACCTCCTGGGCGCTGCTCGACCGGGTGCGCCAGGGCGCCGACGCGACCGTGGTCGAGCGGGTAGTGGGGCTCGCCGCCGGCAGCGGCATCGACGACATCGCCGAGCTCTGGTCGCACCAGGGCGCCCACTCGCTCGCCGGACTGCTGTGGCGGCTCTACCTGCTCCGGCGCGTCGCCGCGTCAGACCCAGAGGGCACAGCCGACCTGTTCCGCCGGGGAGCGAGCCTCGCCGTGACCATCGATCCGGCGGTGGCCGGGGCTGCCGAGCCGGTCACGCCGACCTCCATCTCGGAGCTGTGCGAGACGATCCTGCGCGGCGTCTTCGCGGGCGACCTCGCGGTGGCGCTGGATCGTGCCTCGAGCTACTGCCGGATCCTGTCCCTCGGCGCCGCAGACCTCGCGGATGATCGGGACGCCCACGACGACGCCCACGCGGCCCAGCTCACGACCCGCTCGCTGCGCTACTCGACGCTCGCCCAGGAGCTGCACGGGGGAGCCCGGCGCTGGCGCGACGGAACGCTCGAGTAGTCCCGCGCCCGGGAGAGGGTCAGGATGAACTCTCCGGGGCTCTGCGCTAAACTGGGCCGCGCCGGGCCGCAGTAACCCCGGGCTCCAATTTTTGCCGCTTCGAGCGGTCTTCCGCCGAGAGGCGTTTCTGCGGCTCGGTTTTTTCGTACCCGCCGAGCCCGGCCCCCTACCCGAAGCGGCCGGAGACGTAGTCCTCGGTCGCCTGCACGCTGGGCGTCGAGAAGATCGTGCTGGTGTCGTCGTACTCGATGAGCTTGCCCGGCTTGCCGGTGCCCGCGATGTTGAAGAACGCGGTGCGATCCGAGACGCGCGAGGCCTGCTGCATGTTGTGGGTCACGATCACGATCGTGTACTGCTTCTTGAGCTCGTCGATCAGATCCTCGATCGCGAGCGTCGAGATCGGGTCGAGGGCCGAGCAGGGCTCGTCCATCAGCAGGACCTCGGGGGAGACCGCGATCGCACGCGCGATGCAGAGACGCTGCTGCTGACCGCCCGAGAGGCCGGAGCCCGGCTTGTCGAGGCGATCCTTGACCTCGTTCCACAGGTTCGCGCCCACGAGCGAGCTCTCGACGAGGGCGTCGGCATCGGAGCGCGCCATCTTGCGGTTGTTGAGACGAACGCCCGCCAGCACGTTCTCGCGGATCGACATCGTGGGGAACGGGTTCGGGCGCTGGAAGACCATGCCCACCTGGCGGCGCACGAGGACGGGATCGACGCCCGCCGCGTACAGGTTCTCCCCGTCGAGCAGTACCTCGCCCTCGACGCGAGCGCCCGGGATCGCCTCGTGCATGCGGTTCAGTGTGCGGAGGAACGTGGACTTGCCGCAGCCCGACGGTCCGATGAACGCGGTGACGCTGCGGGGCTCGATATTGATCGAGACGTCTTCGACAGCGAGGAACTTGGAGTAGTAGACGTTGAGGTCCGAGACTTCGATGCGCTTCGACATGGTGTGGGTGCTTTCGTTCGGGTTCGGCAGTCGTGGGGGCGTCCGGTCAGCGACCGGTTTTAGGTGCGAACCAGCGGGCGATGAGGCGCGCGATCAGGTTCAGTGCCATCACGATGAGGATCAGGAGGAGGGCGGCGGCCCAGGCGCGCTCGAGGAACGCGAACGCCGGGTTGCCCTGGTTCGCGAACTGCGTGTACACGTAGACCGGCAGCGACTGCATGCGGTCGTTGAAGAGGTCGTAGTTCATCGAGGCGGTGAAGCCGGCCGTGATGAGCAGCGGTGCGGTCTCGCCGATGACGCGGGCGATGGCGAGCATGATGCCGGTCGTGATACCCGCGATCGAGGTCGGGAGCACCACCTTGAGGATCGTGCGCCACTTCGGCACGCCGAGGGCGTACGCCGCCTCGCGGAGCTCGTTCGGAACGAGCCGCAGCATCTCCTCGCTCGACCGCACGACTACGGGGATCATGAGCACGGAGAGCGCGACGGCGCCGATGATGCCCATGCGGACCCCGGGCCCGAGGAAGAGCGCGAAGAGCGCGTAGGCGAAGAGACCCGCGACGATCGACGGGATGCCGGTCATCACGTCGACGAGGAACGTGATGATGCGGGCGAGACGGCCGCGGCCGTACTCCACGAGGTAGATCGAGGTCATGAGCCCGAGCGGCACCGAGATGATCGTCGCGGCGAGCGTGATGAGCAGCGTACCGATCATCGCGTGCAGCGCGCCGCCGCCCTCGCCGGTGATGTTGCGCATCGAGGAGTTGAAGAACTCCGCGTCGAAGCGCGCGAGTCCGTTGCCGACGACGGTGATGCCCACCGAGACGAGCGGCACCATTGCGAGCAGGAAGGCGCCGGTCACGAGTCCGGTGATGAAGCGGTCCATCGCCTGGCGACGGCCCTCGACGGTGGCGGAGAGCACGGTGATCACCGCGAGGTAGACGAGGAGGCCGACGATCGTGGCCCCGACGACGGAGTACTCGGTGCCCGAGGCGGCGGCGAGCAGCGCGAAGAGCGCGTACGCGGCGACGAGGCTGGCGGCCAGGGTGATCCAGGGAGTGCTGCGGGAGAGGCGGTTGCCCGCGAGCGTGGAGCCCGCGGCGGCGGTGCGAACGGTGATGGCCATTAGTTAGCTCCACTGAATTCGGCGCGACGGCTCACGATCCAACGGGCAAGCGCGTTGACCAGGAAGGTGACGATGAAGAGGATGAGGCCGGTCGCGATCAGGACGTTGACGTTCTCCCCGTAGGCCTCGGGGAAGGACAGGGCGATGTTCGCGGCGATCGTCGAGGGGTTCTCGGAGGTGAGCAGTCGGATGCTCACGATGCCGGTGGCCGAGAGGACCATCGCCACCGCCATCGTCTCGCCGAGCGCTCGCCCGAGGCCGAGCATCGCGGCGGAGACGATCCCGGAGCGACCGAAGGGCAGCACGGCCATCCGGATCATCTCCCAGCGGGTGGCGCCGAGTGCGAGGGCGGCCTCCTCGTGGAGCGCGGGGGCCTGCAGGAAGACCTCGCGGCAGATCGCCGTCATGATCGGAAGGATCATGACGGCGAGCACGAGTGCGGCGGTGAGGATCGTGCGGCCGGTGCCGGTCACGGTGCCGCTGAAGAACGGGATCCAGCCGAGATTCTGGTTCAGCCACTCGTAGATGGGCTGCGCGGCCGGGGACAGGACCCCGATACCCCAGAGGCCGAAAACGACGCTCGGCACCGCGGCGAGCAGGTCGACGATGTAGCCGAGCACCTGCGCGAGCTTGCGGGGCGCGTAGTGCGAGATGAAGAGGGCGATCCCGATGGCGATGGGGAGAGAGATCACGAGCGCCAGGATCGCGGCCCAGACCGTTCCGAAGACCAGCGGACCGACGTAGGACCAGAAGTTCGTGGTCAGGAGGCTCGCGGACTCGCCCGTGGCGAGGAACGCCGGCAGGCTCTGCGCGATGAGGAAGATCGCGACGGCCGCGAGGGTGACGAGGATCATGCTTCCGGCAAACACCGCTGAGCGGGAGAAGACACGATCTCCGAGGCTGAGCACCGGCTGAGCTGCGGGGGAGGTCACTGGATGTGTGTCCTTCGGGGGTGTGAGGTGGGTGAGGGCGCACGTCACCGGTTGTGCGGCTCGGGAACCGGGGGCGGGTTCCAGAGTCGCACAACCGGTGACGAGGGGCTAGCTGATCGCGTCGATCGCGGGCTGGATCTTGCTGCGGAGCGAGTCCGAGATCGGGGCGCTGCCCGCGGACTCAGCCGCGAGGTCCTGGCCCTCGGCGCTCACGATGTAATTAAAGTAGGCCTTCGCGAGCTCGGCGTTCGCGGCATCCTCGTAGGCCTCGCAGCCGATGAGGTAGCTCACGAGCACGATCGGGTAGACACCCGCCTCGGTGGTGCTGCGGTCGATCGTGACGGCGAGGTCGTGCTCGCCACGGCCTTCCTCGAGCGGCGACGCGTCGACGATCGCGGCTGCGGCCTCGGGAGAGTACGCGACGTACTCCTCGCCCACCTTGATCTCGACGGTCGAGAGGTCGCCGGCGCGCGAGGCGTCGGCGTAGCCGATGGTGCCCACGCCGTTGGCGACGGCCTCGACGACACCCGAGGTGCCCTGGGCGGCCTCGCCGCCGAACTCGGTCGGCCACTCCTCGATGGCGCCCGGGGTCCACTCGGCGGGAGCGGCGGCGGTGAGGTAATCGGTGAAGTTCTCGGTGGTGCCCGACTTGTCGGAGCGGTGCACGGCGACGATGTTCTGCGCGGGCAGGGTGACGCCCTCGTTCTGAGCGGCGATGGCCGCATCGTCCCAGCTCGTGATCTCGCCGGAGAAGATCTTCGCGACAGTCGGCGCATCGAGCTTGAGCGAGTCGACACCCTCGACGTTGAAGATCAGGGCGATCGGGGAGATGTAGGCGGGGAACTCGACGATCCCGCTGTCAGCGGCACACGCGTCGAACGGGCCGGCCTCGATCTCCTCGAGCTTGAACGCGCGGTCGGATCCGGCGAAGGCGCTCGCGCCCTGCTGGAAGGTCTCGCGACCCGCACCGGAACCGGTGGGGTCGTAGTTCACCGTGACGTCCGGGTTGGCGGTCTGGAAGCCGGCGACCCAGGCTTCCTGAGCGGAGCCCTGCGACGAAGCGCCGGCGCCGATGAGGTTGCCGGAGAGGCTCGAGGCCGCGGCTCCACCCTCGGTGGATCCCGAAGCTGACTCGTTCGCGGCGCAGGAGGTGAGCGTGAGCGCGGCGATTCCGCCGATAGCTGCGACCTTGGTCAGTGCTGAGAGCTTCACGTGAAATTCGATCCAATCTGAAAACGGATGATGGTCCGTGGCATGCGGAACGCCACATCACCTACGCTAGGCACGCTTCATGACCCGCGGTCTGCCAGCGGGTGAACAACGAGTGAACGAGCGTCGCCGAATGCGCTCCCTGTACCATGGCCGGGTGGCGAACATGACGAAGTACGTGGCTGGAACCGTGACCGCGCTGGTGCTCTGCGGGCTCGTGGCGTGTGCGCCCGAACCCGTCGAGGAGGCTCCCGCCGAGACGACCGCGCCCGAGGTGGTCACCGAGACCCCCGAGCCCGAACCGCAGCCGCAGCCGGGTGCCGGCCCCGCCTGCCCCACCGACCACTGCGTCAGTGTGGTCATGACCGGCGACCTGCTGTTCCACGAGGGGCTGTGGAGCCAGTCCGCGATCCCGACCAATGAGCTCGGGCAGAACTTCGACTTCGTGCCGCTGCTCGAAGGGCAGAAGCCGTACCTCGATCGGTCGGACCTCGCGATCTGCCAGATGGAGACCCCGCTCGCCCCGGTGGGCGGGCCATACGCCGGTTACCCCGCGTTCAGCACCCCGCCGGAGCTCGCGGCCGCCGTGAAGGCGGTCGGCTACGACGTCTGCACCACGGCCTCGAACCACACGGTGGATCAGGGGACCGAGGGACTGCTGCGCACGCTCGACGGTCTCGATGCGGCGGGGATCGCGCACACCGGCTCGTACCGTGCCGAGGGCGAGCAGGACATCCCGCTCATCGTCGAAGCGAACGGCGCGAAGGTGGCGATCATGACGGCGACGTTCTCGCTCAACGGTCTGTACGCCGAGTACCCCTGGCAGGTCGACTACCGCGATGAGGAGCCGCGAGTCGATCCCGAGCGCATGATCGCCAAAGCCCAGAAGGCGCGCGAGATGGGGGCGGACCTCGTGATCGGCGTCCAGCACATCGGCGAGGAGTACTGGTCCGAGCCGACGCCCGGGCAGCGGGATCTCGCGCTGCAGCTCCACAACAGTGGCGCCTTCGACTTCGTGTACCAGCACCACGCGCATGCCGTGCAGCCGCTCGAGAACGTGAACGGGAAGTGGGTGCTCTACGGCACCGGCAACACGATCAGCGAGTCGGCGCCTCCCGCGCAGCAGGTGAACAACGAGTTCCTCATGACGCGGGTGCAGTTCGCGAAGCAGCCGGACGGCACCTGGACGACCAACGACGTGTCGTGGAACGCCGCGACGAACACGCAGAACGGCGCCTACAAGTGGTGCTCGGTGATGCCGGATCAGCCCCAGGGCGTCTGCCAGTCGCCCGAGTTCGACGCCGGGGTGCTCGATCGCACCCGCGCAACCGTGAATGCGATGGGGGCAGCCGAGGCGGGCGCTCGTGAGTGGCTCCTTTCCGAGGAGCCGTAAGCCTGTACCCCCGTGACCACGTGACCACGTGACGACGTGACCACGTGACCACGTGACTTGCCATCGTCTCGCCGACCCGCCATGGTGTCGGCGCTGACACGGTAGCAGCTCGGCGAGACGGTGGCATCTCGGCGGTGGTCAGGGATCGCGACTGGCGCCGCCCGAGCGCAAGCGCTACGCGAGGAGCCGCAGCGCGCCGGCCTCGAGCCGCACCTCGAACGGCCCGGTCCCGACCCGCTCACCATCGGCGTAGGCGACCTCGTCACCGGCCTCGATCCGGACGACGGCTGTGCGGACGATCGCGACCTCGGGAAGCCGCTCGTGCCGCCCCCGCACGAGGTGCCCCAGCACGCTGAAGACCCGCAGCCGCGAGCACTCGTCGACGAGCACGAGGTCGAACCGGCCGTCGTCGACCTCAGCGCGCGGCGCGATCGGGATGCCGCCCCCGAGCGTGCGGATGTTCATGGTGGTCGCGAGCAACCCGCGGAACGGTCGATGCGCGCCCGGCCACGACACGGTGAAGTGTCGCGGCTGCAGCCGCAGCAGTTCGGTGACGAGCGCGATCTGGTAGCGCAGCGGCCCGAGGGGGAGGCGGATCGCGTTCGCCCGCCGATTGATCGCCGCGTCGAAGCCCACGGACAGCCCACCCGCGAACCAGCGCTCACCGCCCGGGGTCTCGACGACCCCGAGATCCACCTCGCGCGGCCGCACCTCGGCGGCGAGGATCCGCGCGACCGCGCGATCCGGATCCCGCGACAACCGGAACTGCCGGGCGAAGTCGTTGCCGCTCCCGGCCGGAACGATCCCGATCGGCAGCTCCCGCGCCGCATCCACCTGCAGTACCGTGCCGACCAGCCCGTCGCCGCCGACCAGGATCAGCGCGCGCAGCCCAGCCGCGACGGCCGACCGCACCGCCTCCTGGCACTCCGCCGCGCTCGCCGCCGCGATCACCACCGACGGGACGCCGAGCGCGTCGAGCGCGCGTCGGACCCGCTGCGCCACGCGTCGACCCCTGCCGAGCGCCGAGGCGGGATTGACCACCAGGCCGATCGGCAGCTGTGGCGCCGGAGCCGCTGACATGTCAGTGCTTCAGGGGATAGGTCTCGACGCCGAGGATCCCGGCGCCGGGTCGTGTGCGCGAGAGGTGGAAGACGGAGAAGCCGCCAGGCGGGAGCGCCGCAGCCTTGTCGACGTATCCGCCCGGCAGGCTGCCGGTGGCGAGGATCAGCTCGCGCACGAGATCGGGCAGCACCGGTCGGTGGCTGCACAGCACCGCGTTGCGGCCGCGGGACACGGCCTTGCCGACGAGCGCGCGCAGATCCGTCAAGTCCCCCTCGTCCCAGTGGTCCTGGCTGAGCGCCTCCTTGGGGCGCACCCGCTTGCCGAGCGAGCTCGCGAGCGGCGCGACGGTCTCGAGGCAGCGCGTGGCCGTCGACGACAGGATCCGGCGCGGTCCGAAGGCGGCCAGGATCGGGGCGAGCGTCGCGGCCTGGGCGAGCCCGGTCGCTGCGAGCGGCCGCAGGTGATCCGTCGGATACGCTT
Above is a genomic segment from Leucobacter rhizosphaerae containing:
- a CDS encoding diacylglycerol/lipid kinase family protein, producing the protein MSAAPAPQLPIGLVVNPASALGRGRRVAQRVRRALDALGVPSVVIAAASAAECQEAVRSAVAAGLRALILVGGDGLVGTVLQVDAARELPIGIVPAGSGNDFARQFRLSRDPDRAVARILAAEVRPREVDLGVVETPGGERWFAGGLSVGFDAAINRRANAIRLPLGPLRYQIALVTELLRLQPRHFTVSWPGAHRPFRGLLATTMNIRTLGGGIPIAPRAEVDDGRFDLVLVDECSRLRVFSVLGHLVRGRHERLPEVAIVRTAVVRIEAGDEVAYADGERVGTGPFEVRLEAGALRLLA
- a CDS encoding CapA family protein yields the protein MTKYVAGTVTALVLCGLVACAPEPVEEAPAETTAPEVVTETPEPEPQPQPGAGPACPTDHCVSVVMTGDLLFHEGLWSQSAIPTNELGQNFDFVPLLEGQKPYLDRSDLAICQMETPLAPVGGPYAGYPAFSTPPELAAAVKAVGYDVCTTASNHTVDQGTEGLLRTLDGLDAAGIAHTGSYRAEGEQDIPLIVEANGAKVAIMTATFSLNGLYAEYPWQVDYRDEEPRVDPERMIAKAQKAREMGADLVIGVQHIGEEYWSEPTPGQRDLALQLHNSGAFDFVYQHHAHAVQPLENVNGKWVLYGTGNTISESAPPAQQVNNEFLMTRVQFAKQPDGTWTTNDVSWNAATNTQNGAYKWCSVMPDQPQGVCQSPEFDAGVLDRTRATVNAMGAAEAGAREWLLSEEP
- a CDS encoding phosphate ABC transporter substrate-binding protein PstS, which produces MKLSALTKVAAIGGIAALTLTSCAANESASGSTEGGAAASSLSGNLIGAGASSQGSAQEAWVAGFQTANPDVTVNYDPTGSGAGRETFQQGASAFAGSDRAFKLEEIEAGPFDACAADSGIVEFPAYISPIALIFNVEGVDSLKLDAPTVAKIFSGEITSWDDAAIAAQNEGVTLPAQNIVAVHRSDKSGTTENFTDYLTAAAPAEWTPGAIEEWPTEFGGEAAQGTSGVVEAVANGVGTIGYADASRAGDLSTVEIKVGEEYVAYSPEAAAAIVDASPLEEGRGEHDLAVTIDRSTTEAGVYPIVLVSYLIGCEAYEDAANAELAKAYFNYIVSAEGQDLAAESAGSAPISDSLRSKIQPAIDAIS
- the pstC gene encoding phosphate ABC transporter permease subunit PstC, with amino-acid sequence MTSPAAQPVLSLGDRVFSRSAVFAGSMILVTLAAVAIFLIAQSLPAFLATGESASLLTTNFWSYVGPLVFGTVWAAILALVISLPIAIGIALFISHYAPRKLAQVLGYIVDLLAAVPSVVFGLWGIGVLSPAAQPIYEWLNQNLGWIPFFSGTVTGTGRTILTAALVLAVMILPIMTAICREVFLQAPALHEEAALALGATRWEMIRMAVLPFGRSGIVSAAMLGLGRALGETMAVAMVLSATGIVSIRLLTSENPSTIAANIALSFPEAYGENVNVLIATGLILFIVTFLVNALARWIVSRRAEFSGAN
- the pstB gene encoding phosphate ABC transporter ATP-binding protein PstB, translating into MSKRIEVSDLNVYYSKFLAVEDVSINIEPRSVTAFIGPSGCGKSTFLRTLNRMHEAIPGARVEGEVLLDGENLYAAGVDPVLVRRQVGMVFQRPNPFPTMSIRENVLAGVRLNNRKMARSDADALVESSLVGANLWNEVKDRLDKPGSGLSGGQQQRLCIARAIAVSPEVLLMDEPCSALDPISTLAIEDLIDELKKQYTIVIVTHNMQQASRVSDRTAFFNIAGTGKPGKLIEYDDTSTIFSTPSVQATEDYVSGRFG
- the pstA gene encoding phosphate ABC transporter permease PstA, whose protein sequence is MAITVRTAAAGSTLAGNRLSRSTPWITLAASLVAAYALFALLAAASGTEYSVVGATIVGLLVYLAVITVLSATVEGRRQAMDRFITGLVTGAFLLAMVPLVSVGITVVGNGLARFDAEFFNSSMRNITGEGGGALHAMIGTLLITLAATIISVPLGLMTSIYLVEYGRGRLARIITFLVDVMTGIPSIVAGLFAYALFALFLGPGVRMGIIGAVALSVLMIPVVVRSSEEMLRLVPNELREAAYALGVPKWRTILKVVLPTSIAGITTGIMLAIARVIGETAPLLITAGFTASMNYDLFNDRMQSLPVYVYTQFANQGNPAFAFLERAWAAALLLILIVMALNLIARLIARWFAPKTGR